In a single window of the Arthrobacter zhangbolii genome:
- a CDS encoding lysine N(6)-hydroxylase/L-ornithine N(5)-oxygenase family protein: protein MSAAEAAATEPLYDLLGIGVGPFNLGLAALTDPLPELNTLFLDSSSGFDWHPGMMLESAHLQVPFMADLVTLADPCSRYSFLNFLKQTNRLYRFYIRENFYPLRAEFNAYCRWVADQLPGVRFGHRVTGIVHLSDGGESVYEVTAQSAAGIRRYRTRRLVLGTGTRPYLPPAAQSLRQTGATVLHNSDYLARKQELQQKRSITIVGSGQSAAELYLDLLEEMDGHGYELNWVTRSGRFFPLEYTKLTLEMTSPDYVDYFHALPGASRDRLIAQQKNLYKGIDSDLINTIYDTLYAKSLRAEPRTRLLTHLELRGATVNPATGASTLELHHTEQDRPFSLQSDAVVLATGYTYREPEFLTGIAQRIRRDAAGRFDVDRWYGIGTEPAEIFVQNAELHTHGFVTPDLGMAAYRNSAIIRAVLGREVYPVETSITFQEFGAPQNTAVPVQDEPAEQSEARA from the coding sequence ATGAGCGCCGCGGAAGCCGCTGCAACCGAACCACTCTATGACCTGCTGGGCATCGGCGTCGGGCCCTTCAACCTGGGTCTGGCCGCACTCACTGATCCCCTGCCGGAACTGAACACCCTGTTCCTGGACAGCAGCAGCGGCTTTGACTGGCACCCGGGCATGATGCTCGAGTCCGCGCACCTGCAGGTGCCGTTTATGGCCGATCTGGTGACGCTGGCCGATCCGTGCTCGCGCTATTCCTTCCTGAACTTCCTCAAGCAGACCAACCGGCTGTACCGGTTCTACATCCGGGAGAACTTCTATCCGCTGCGGGCTGAGTTCAACGCGTACTGCCGCTGGGTAGCCGATCAGCTCCCCGGCGTCCGGTTCGGGCACCGGGTCACCGGCATCGTGCACCTGTCCGACGGCGGCGAATCCGTGTACGAGGTGACCGCACAGAGCGCGGCAGGCATCCGGAGGTACCGGACCCGGCGGCTGGTGCTGGGCACCGGGACCCGGCCCTACCTGCCGCCCGCCGCGCAATCCCTGCGGCAGACCGGCGCCACCGTGCTGCACAACAGTGACTACCTGGCACGCAAACAGGAGCTGCAGCAGAAGCGATCCATCACCATTGTCGGGTCCGGCCAAAGCGCCGCCGAGCTGTACCTGGACCTGCTGGAGGAGATGGACGGCCACGGGTATGAGCTGAACTGGGTCACCCGGTCCGGCCGGTTCTTCCCGCTGGAGTACACCAAGCTCACCTTGGAAATGACTTCGCCGGACTATGTCGACTACTTCCATGCCCTGCCCGGGGCGTCCCGCGACCGGCTCATCGCGCAGCAGAAGAACCTGTACAAGGGCATCGATTCCGATCTGATCAACACCATTTACGACACCCTGTATGCCAAGAGCCTGCGCGCGGAACCCCGGACCCGGCTGCTCACCCACCTGGAGCTGCGCGGGGCAACAGTCAACCCCGCGACGGGAGCATCCACGCTGGAGCTGCACCACACCGAGCAGGACCGCCCGTTCAGCCTGCAAAGTGACGCCGTGGTCCTGGCCACCGGCTACACCTACCGGGAACCGGAGTTCCTGACAGGCATCGCACAGCGGATCCGCCGTGACGCCGCGGGACGCTTCGACGTCGACCGCTGGTACGGAATCGGCACCGAACCGGCCGAAATTTTCGTGCAGAACGCCGAACTGCACACCCACGGTTTTGTCACCCCGGACCTGGGGATGGCCGCCTACCGCAACTCCGCGATTATCCGCGCCGTGCTGGGCCGGGAGGTCTACCCCGTGGAAACCTCCATCACCTTCCAGGAGTTCGGCGCCCCGCAAAACACCGCGGTGCCGGTCCAAGACGAACCTGCCGAGCAGTCGGAGGCCCGCGCATGA